The genome window AGAATTAGAGGGCTATTTTCAGAAACCGCATGAACTCGAACACTAGAACACAGCCAACGGTCTGTAAATCCAGAGGATGCATGGGACGTTGAAGATCATCACACGTGGGAGCAGGCTGGGTGGTGTTAGATATCACCCTGCCCTGCCGGGGTGAGGGCCCCCCAAGGTCACCCCACGTGAGTGAGGGCTTTCACATGGCGGCTCTGGAGACCTTAGGGAAAGGCTGTCCCCATCCTCAAGGCTAGTGGCAGCCCAGATGTCACCTCAGTAGAGTGGCCAGCCTCCCTGGGAAGAAGGCACCTAATTAAGCTGCCTGGCTTCTCTTTTTAGGCAACAACTTGCCGAAAAGATGCCAGATAAGATAACATGGACTCGGGCTCCAGGGGGGATCTGGTACATCAAACCCGGTAGTGTGGCCTCGTAGCATCCCAGCTGCCACCAACTAGCGACAGTTCTTTGTAGTGGCAGGCACTGTGGACGAGAAGGATGACAGAGAGTCTCCTAACAAGACCTGTCTTGCATTCCCGCTCATGATTTGAACCCTTAGTAAGAATCTAATCCATAGGAACAAGGCCTCAGGAAATcagaagacagcaagagaaataGCCCTGTAGCCTGTGGGAAGATGTCGCACAACTTGGTTTTTCCCTGCTTACCATCCATGTTCTTGGGAAGCAGCACGAAAGCTCTTCAGCACGAGTCCTGCTTTCAGAGAAAAGGGCGAGGAAAGCTGGTTGTCACTGCGAAGGGAGCCAAGAGACTAGAACCCAGCAGCACGCAGGAAAGGCAGGAAAACCAGCTGCCTCCTGACAGAAGAGATGAGAAAGCCCGGCGGGGTTCCACACCCATCTCGGGTCACGAGCAACAGACCAGCCCCTGCGACAGGTTCAGTGGGACAAAAGCACGGCTACAGCTCAAGCTCAACTACTGGAATGCAAGACTGGGAGCAATTTTACACCATTTTGTCTCGTAAAACACAGGGCTGACCGCCAGCGTTAACAGCCCGTGCTGTTGTTTTGTACAAACTGCACTGCGCGCTGCGAATGGCACGCATCTGGCTTTCCTGTTCCATGGCCCCAATCAGTCACGCCACAGTCTTCCACCGTGTAACACACAAAAGAAACATTCAGACTAAAACTGGAATCCCCAATCCCAGCATCCTTACCATTAAAAAAGTCTGCATGAACTGCCTTCTCATTGGCTGCCAAGTCCATCAGGAGCCCCGTGCTGCCTCCTGCCTGGGAAGGGAAAGGTGACGTGGTGTCAGTGCTGTTTTCCGGGAGAACAGGGACAGCGCCCTACAGGGCCCACACCACTCCTCGGCAGAGGAAGGCGAGGGATGGAAAGGTGCCCAGGTTGGAGTCAAAATTTAGTTTCAGGCAAAGGAAGCGGATGGGAGAGGCGGCGTTccaaggaattatttttaaggtcTCCTTGGGTCTTACCCTCCTTGATTCCTCCTGCTTTTTAAACAGAATCCTGCTGTTGCCCTGAACACTTCTCTGTAAACCTCGAGCGAGGTCCTAATTCCCTGCAAGACGCTGCCACAGAGGCCCCAAACGTGTGCAAAACCGTGCCAACGATCTCTCTACTCTGGATTGCCCCTGCTTCTTCTGGGAATTACACCATTTTCCTTGGGAAACTGCCCTACTGACCCGGGGCTCTGGTGGGGGTGTCATCACAGCACCTCCCACTGCCACAGCTTACGGTGGCAGTAAAACTATGCGACACCCGAAGCCGGGCAATCTGACGCGTTCAAGATTTGGGGTGTCTGTGAGAATCACACAGGGGTGGTCGGAGCAGAGTCCTCTGCCCACAGGTCCCTGCGGCTGCCCTGACCCCTGACCTTCCAAGGCGGTCTGCTCTGACCTTTCCTGGCTCTGGAGTAGCTGCACGCCTCCCATGTTCCTTTTCATGGTTGCTCTCAGGAACCCAGACCCGAGAAAAGCCCAGGGCTCTGACTCCTCTCTTCTCAAGTTGCCTCCCTTCCCGTGACCACAGCGAGCCATGCAGAGGCCACCGCTCGCTACTACGCCCGGTCTGCCCCCACTTCCATCGCAGGTGCTCCCTTCTTCCAGACCCTCCTCAAGGCTCCTGTGAGCCGCAGTCCACTCTCCCGCCTCCAAACCTAATCCCCAAACTCCAGAGGGACCGGCCAGGAAGCCTTgcgcccccctccgcccccctccaGCGACTCCACACCGCCTCTGGCGGTGACTAACGAAGAACGGAGAGGCGGGGTGTGCCTGCTTCGGGAGTGGGGTGCAGAGAGGCCACCTGCCCCAGCACAGCTCCGGCCACTGGACGCTTCGCCCCCCTTCCGGCTGCTCTCCCCGGGCTCGGGCACCTACAGCGCGCGGCTGCACCGCAGGACCTGCCTGCCCTTCACACTCCGCTCCTCCCGGGCGAACACCAGCACGGCCTCGGCACCCGCCCGCCGTCGGCGGCTCTCCCTCCGAAGGCTGCGCCGGGCCACCCCACAGCCGGAGGGCGCTTCTATCGGGCGCCTCCAACTCCCTGTGCACTCGGCGTCTGCAGGCCGCCTCTCCCGGCCACACCGACCTCAGGAGCACAGACACAGGTCGGGCCCCTAGGCTTTGGGGAAGAGAACAGGGGGCCCTGACAcccggggctgggctgggtgccGCCGGCTCAGAGAACACCAGCAGCGGCCGAGACCGCCCTGCGGCCACGACGCGGTGCGACAAAACGGCGGGACCACCCGCTCACCCCGCATAATCGCCCGAGAGGCCGGGGTCACCGCGCAGAGCCCGTGCTCCCTCCGCATACGACGTATTCCAGGCCCCGGGCAGCACGCGGTCCGCGCAAAGCCCACCCTCCGCCCCACGTCGCCCAGCACAGCTCAAGCCCAGCCTGTCAGCCGTCGCGCTCCCCGGCGGCGACGTCCCGGCCCCGAGGTGGACTGTGGCAGCGAGGCGGGGAGCCCCCGGCGCGCGGGCTGGAGGGCGCCACGGACTCGCCCGGCCGCCGCCTCCCCTCGCCCGCCCCGGGCCTCCTCACCTCGTCCAGGTCCACGTAGGGCCCGGCGCCCTCAGGGAACATCTCGTCTACTGCCGGCTTCATCTCGCCCGCGGGGCCTCCCGCCTCCCCGGCACACTTCCGGCCCGCCTGACGCCTCTTCCGGTGCGCGCTCGGCCGTGGCGTGTCTAGACGCCGGAGGACCTCGGACTCTATGGTTCCCCCGGCACTTGGGGTGCGGCGGGTCCCGGTCTCCCGCCAGCCCGTCAGCGCTCCGGGGAAGCTGCGCAGGGACTCGGGGGTGACTGGCGGCCACAGACAGTTCGGCCCGAAAGGCCTGGCACGCAGGGGGGCCCAAGAGATGCCCGTTACAGAATGTGcgtgggcagaaagagcctgGTGGTAGCCGCAGCGGCGGGGTGGGGGCTAGGGGAGCGGGATGAGGAGTACAGACTTCCAGCTATGAAGTGAATGTCTCcggaaaaaagataataaataaaatagtctgGAGGATGAAGAGTACAGCCTGCAGACTGTAGCCGATGACACTGTAATAACTTTGCACCGGGACAGATTGTGTGCAATTGTTAAATCGCTGTGTTGTACTCCGGAAACTAATATGATATCGTAGGTCAACTATACTTTACAAAAAAGAGTGTGAATGGTCCAcggagtaaaaaggcaacccacggaatgggaggaGATGTTTGCAAATTACACGCATATATGCagatctatatatatacacatatacacactcactaaagggttaatatccagaatttAGAGAGAAcccctaaaactcaacaacaacaaatcccAATCCAAACGCAGTGACTTGAATACACCTTTCTCTGGAGTAGATAGACGAATGGCCAAGAGGCACATGAGAacatgctcaacaccactaagcattagggaaatgcaaatcaaaaccacctcaCACCCCTTAGAACAGGTGCTATATAAAAACCCAGAGGGAGTGGAAGCGGGGTCTTCATGAAATATTTGCACCCCTGTGTTCAGAGCACTGTTATCCCCAAGAGCTAAAGTGTAGACGCAGCCCGTGTTAATGGACAGCTGAATGGATGAGCGAGATGTGTTCTATAGGTACATAAAAGGGAACACTCTCCAGCCGCAAAAGGAGGGTAATTCTGAcagatgctacaacatggatgaagcgtGAGGACTTTACGCTGAGTGCAATGAGCTGTCACACACATCCCGTATGACCCCGCTGCCACGAGGTCCCTACAGTGGTCAGATTCACAGAGACAGCAGAAGGGCgggcgccaggggctggggactgATGGGGAGTCTGTGTTTCATGGGGAAGGAGattcagttggggaagatgagaaagttctagggGTGACGGCTGCAcagcagtgtgaatgtgcttGGTGCCACTTAGAAATAGTTACAgcggtaaattttatgttatatgtattttatcataattttttacAAGTATGTGAATGAGAGAAGGggataggagggagggagaaggaaggaaaggggggagggagggagagcatgagatACTTGAGCTAGACTTGTGGAAGTAGGTAGGCTTGGGGGCTGGGCTGTGAGCAAAGTAGAGGTGGGGGGTCAGGGCAGGAAGACAGAGAATGAGCCCAGATTGAGGGGGACAGTGACCCATGTGGGCAGGCAGGgctcagggagaggggaggagaggctgggggtgTGGGTGAGCCTCAGGTGTCACGGTGACATGAATCACCTTGAAGTACCCGAGCGAAAGTCAGACCAGGGAAGCCACGACTCTGTGGCCACCAACAGGCTTCTCTTCTGAGCGGTTTCAAATCACGGGAGCCCCATTCCCAGCCACCGTGGCAGGGATGAGAAGGCAGTGGCCATAGGTGGTGCTTGCTCTTGGTGAGGAGCTCAGTGGTGCAGCgttgggggtgaggggctgaGGGCACGGGGCAGGAAGTGGAGGGTCCCCCACGAGGTCTGCCTGCGGCAGGGGGAGTCAGGAGGGGGTGCACAGAGGAGAACTGAGCCTGTTGGGTGCTGAGGTGAGCAGGGAGGGCCGCAGCCAGGTCTGAGTCCTGACCAGGAGTGGAATGCCCCAGGGGCTGCGAGCTCAGCAGGTAGGGGGTTGGCCGAGGGTGGCCCCGGGTGGGGGTTCTTCCTCTGAGAAGAGAAGGACAGAAGTGAGGCCTTTTAAGAACGTAAATGCAGCTGGGTGTCCCTGGGGCAGCTGTGGGCTGCTGATGCCCGAGCCCGAGGAAGGGGTCTGGCCAGGGCACCACGTGCTCTTCCCCGGAACGAGCCTGGATTTTGCTCCTCCCCAGCAGCCTGCAGAGAGGGGGGTACAGCCATGGTTCTTTAACGCGCGCCCTAACAGGCAGCGTGACAGTCCGAGGGGAATATGACCGTGCACACACTCGAATTGACGTGCTAGTGAACAACATGGAAATCCCGCTGTAAAGTGAGTCTGTTGTCTGGTATGTTTGGTCGAGTCCAGCTGTCCCCAGTGGGAACTTGAAGACCCATCCTCTCGCCTGGCTATCCTGTGAATCCGGACTTTTGTGCTGTTGAGGTTAGTTTAGAGAAGCCAAATTCACACTAGCTCAaggtgggggaagaaagagatgaagaaggtagTGGCTTTTCCTAGAGCCACCGGCCAGGCCTCCTCTGCAGAATGTCCCCTGGGGCACCAGCAGTGGTGGCAGGAAGCGTGGCTGGAGTGGGAGGGACAACCACGGGAGGCCGTCCTGCTGTCCTGGGCACCTACCTCCCTCCAGCACCCTCCCCACCCGGCTGGGTGGCTGTGCCCTGGCCTAGGAGAGTTTCCTCTCCACCTATATTTAAATACTCAGTGTTTCCCATTATTTTACTTCAAAAGAGAAGCTGGCTATAGCCCATTAGAGCAATTTCCTCTCATCCGGTGGAAGGTGACCAGCAGGGTCTGGGGCTTGTAAGCTTGTACGCTTGCCCGTGGGGGGGGCTCACCGCCTGCGCGGTAGCCGGCCCAGTGCCACAGGATGGTCCCAGAGACACCGTGCACATGGCCTGCCgggccttccctccctccagagcACCCAGGGGAGGTAGCCCCATTCCCCCCACAGGCCCTGAGGCTGCCGTGCTGGCACCCAGGTTTCGGGGGCCCTCCCCTTACAGACAGAGAGCACCCAGGCCCTGGCCCTTCCTCACAGGCTGGGTTCCTGCTGCGCTGGTGTGAACGGCCCTCAGGAGTACACTGCAGGGAGCGGGGACGGGcagggcccccagcccagggGTGGCCGCTGGGGGTCCGGCTGCCGCTGGCCTCCGTGGCTGAGGGCAGGGGCTTTGGGGTGTGGCTGCCTGGATCTGGGTCCCGTCAATAAGCCAGGCAGTGCCCTGGTGTctgtttgcctcagtttcccccctgcACTCCGGGGCACCTACAGCACCCCCCCCCCGAGGGGCTGTGAGCTTAGGTAAGAGGGTGACACGTACGGCAGGTCCTGAGTGAGAGTTGTGGTTCATTTGTCAAATAAGAAAGGAAACGTGGCCTGACTGGGGCTTTCTTGAAAGAAAACCAGAAGCATTTGTGCGTCTTAAGTCAGGAATTTATTGAGCATGAGGCTAGGGATCCAGGCTGGTGCTCAGTCCTGCTGGTAGGGGACATGGAAGCCCAGCGTGGTCCCCAGGGGGAAGTGAGCGAAGAAGGTGCGGGCCATATCCTCAAGCTGGGGGTAGGCCCCCAGGGTCTGGAAGTACTGCACGTAGTTCCAGAAGTCAGAGGTGGAGAAAGGCCAGTAGGGCATGGCGGGCAGCTCAGCGTAGGGGTCTGAAAGACACAGCCACTGGCCTCAGGCGCTGTCCCCACTGGTCCTGCCCTGAAGCTGCCCCTCCGTGATGCCGCCGGGCAGGTGGATGGTGC of Halichoerus grypus chromosome 4, mHalGry1.hap1.1, whole genome shotgun sequence contains these proteins:
- the COPS9 gene encoding COP9 signalosome complex subunit 9: MKPAVDEMFPEGAGPYVDLDEAGGSTGLLMDLAANEKAVHADFFNDFEDLFDDDDIQ
- the OTOS gene encoding otospiralin isoform X2, whose protein sequence is MKACLVRGLALCVLLGPLAGAKPVQEEEEGDPYAELPAMPYWPFSTSDFWNYVQYFQTLGAYPQLEDMARTFFAHFPLGTTLGFHVPYQQD